In the Salarias fasciatus chromosome 13, fSalaFa1.1, whole genome shotgun sequence genome, one interval contains:
- the LOC115399084 gene encoding major histocompatibility complex class I-related gene protein-like isoform X1: MQLFLVLFFLLGIPSVAPEFHSLKAFYTGSSQVPNFPEFVAVGLFDEVQIVHYDSHTRRFVPKHDLLKKFSEGDPTQWNIFTQVLKGHQQWFRANMEILKQRFNQTQGVHVFQNMYGCEWDDETGELDGYNQYGFDGEDFISLDLKTETWIAPVRQAVFTKHQWDKDKARLAGHKKDLLHVCPDWLKKFVKFGGSSLMRKDLPSVSLLQKTPSSPVTCHATGFYPDRADLFWQRDEEELHEEVVRGETLPNHDGSFQMSVDLDLSGVRDEDWGRYSCVFHLAGGQEVLTPLDRHAIRTNWRHGFPSAAVVSAVVALLVLTGCFIGLIVWKRNWKGFRATNTSEASSSSGEDPAVKRGSSEEQSILKTSAENQESKEAPVTESDEPRGKRND; encoded by the exons ATGCAGctcttcctggttctcttcTTTCTGCTGGGAATCCCCAGCGTGGCTCCAG AATTTCACTCTCTGAAGGCTTTCTACACCGGATCATCTCAGGTCCCAAACTTTCCAGAGTTCGTGGCTGTTGGTTTGTTCGATGAAGTTCAGATCGTGCACTACGACAGCCACACCAGGAGATTCGTGCCCAAACACGACTTGTTGAAGAAATTCAGTGAAGGCGATCCGACGCAGTGGAACATCTTCACCCAGGTGCTGAAGGGACATCAGCAGTGGTTCAGAGCCAACATGGAGATCCTCAAGCAGCGTTTCAACCAAACTCAAG GTGTTCATGTTTTCCAGAACATGTACGGTTGTGAATGGGACGATGAAACCGGTGAGCTGGACGGATATAATCAATACGGTTTTGACGGAGAAGATTTCATCTCTTTGGACCTGAAGACAGAAACCTGGATCGCTCCAGTTCGGCAGGCCGTCTTCACCAAACACCAGTGGGACAAGGACAAAGCACGGCTGGCCGGGCACAAAAAGGACCTCCTCCACGTTTGTCCAGACTGGCTGAAGAAGTTTGTGAAGTTTGGTGGGagctcactgatgagaaaag atcttccctcggtgtctctcctccagaagactccctcctctccggtCACCTGCCACGCCACCGGTTTCTACCCCGACAGAGCCGACTTGTTCTGgcagagagacgaggaggagctccatgaggaGGTGGTCAGGGGAGAGACCCTCCCCAACCACGACGGGAGCTTCCAGATGAGCGTCGACCTGGATCTTTCAGGGGTCAGAGATGAAGACTGGGGgaggtacagctgtgtgtttcatctggctggaggacaggaagtcctcaCACCGCTGGACAGACACGCCATCAGGACCAACTGGAGACACG GgtttccctctgctgctgtggtttcagctgTTGTCGCTCTGCTCGTCTTGACAGGCTGCTTCATCGGACTCATTGTCTGGAAGAGAAACTGGAAAG GGTTCAGAGCCACTAACA CCTCTGAagcttcctcttcatcaggagaAGATCCAGCCGTGAAGAGA ggcagcagtgaggagcagagcattttaaaaacctctgcagaaaaccaaGAGTCCAAAGAGGCTCCAGTCACTGAGTCTGATGAACCGAGAGGGAAAAGAAACGATTGA
- the LOC115399084 gene encoding major histocompatibility complex class I-related gene protein-like isoform X4: MQLFLVLFFLLGIPSVAPEFHSLKAFYTGSSQVPNFPEFVAVGLFDEVQIVHYDSHTRRFVPKHDLLKKFSEGDPTQWNIFTQVLKGHQQWFRANMEILKQRFNQTQGVHVFQNMYGCEWDDETGELDGYNQYGFDGEDFISLDLKTETWIAPVRQAVFTKHQWDKDKARLAGHKKDLLHVCPDWLKKFVKFGGSSLMRKDLPSVSLLQKTPSSPVTCHATGFYPDRADLFWQRDEEELHEEVVRGETLPNHDGSFQMSVDLDLSGVRDEDWGRYSCVFHLAGGQEVLTPLDRHAIRTNWRHGCFIGLIVWKRNWKASEASSSSGEDPAVKRGSSEEQSILKTSAENQESKEAPVTESDEPRGKRND; encoded by the exons ATGCAGctcttcctggttctcttcTTTCTGCTGGGAATCCCCAGCGTGGCTCCAG AATTTCACTCTCTGAAGGCTTTCTACACCGGATCATCTCAGGTCCCAAACTTTCCAGAGTTCGTGGCTGTTGGTTTGTTCGATGAAGTTCAGATCGTGCACTACGACAGCCACACCAGGAGATTCGTGCCCAAACACGACTTGTTGAAGAAATTCAGTGAAGGCGATCCGACGCAGTGGAACATCTTCACCCAGGTGCTGAAGGGACATCAGCAGTGGTTCAGAGCCAACATGGAGATCCTCAAGCAGCGTTTCAACCAAACTCAAG GTGTTCATGTTTTCCAGAACATGTACGGTTGTGAATGGGACGATGAAACCGGTGAGCTGGACGGATATAATCAATACGGTTTTGACGGAGAAGATTTCATCTCTTTGGACCTGAAGACAGAAACCTGGATCGCTCCAGTTCGGCAGGCCGTCTTCACCAAACACCAGTGGGACAAGGACAAAGCACGGCTGGCCGGGCACAAAAAGGACCTCCTCCACGTTTGTCCAGACTGGCTGAAGAAGTTTGTGAAGTTTGGTGGGagctcactgatgagaaaag atcttccctcggtgtctctcctccagaagactccctcctctccggtCACCTGCCACGCCACCGGTTTCTACCCCGACAGAGCCGACTTGTTCTGgcagagagacgaggaggagctccatgaggaGGTGGTCAGGGGAGAGACCCTCCCCAACCACGACGGGAGCTTCCAGATGAGCGTCGACCTGGATCTTTCAGGGGTCAGAGATGAAGACTGGGGgaggtacagctgtgtgtttcatctggctggaggacaggaagtcctcaCACCGCTGGACAGACACGCCATCAGGACCAACTGGAGACACG GCTGCTTCATCGGACTCATTGTCTGGAAGAGAAACTGGAAAG CCTCTGAagcttcctcttcatcaggagaAGATCCAGCCGTGAAGAGA ggcagcagtgaggagcagagcattttaaaaacctctgcagaaaaccaaGAGTCCAAAGAGGCTCCAGTCACTGAGTCTGATGAACCGAGAGGGAAAAGAAACGATTGA
- the LOC115399084 gene encoding major histocompatibility complex class I-related gene protein-like isoform X3: MQLFLVLFFLLGIPSVAPEFHSLKAFYTGSSQVPNFPEFVAVGLFDEVQIVHYDSHTRRFVPKHDLLKKFSEGDPTQWNIFTQVLKGHQQWFRANMEILKQRFNQTQGVHVFQNMYGCEWDDETGELDGYNQYGFDGEDFISLDLKTETWIAPVRQAVFTKHQWDKDKARLAGHKKDLLHVCPDWLKKFVKFGGSSLMRKDLPSVSLLQKTPSSPVTCHATGFYPDRADLFWQRDEEELHEEVVRGETLPNHDGSFQMSVDLDLSGVRDEDWGRYSCVFHLAGGQEVLTPLDRHAIRTNWRHGCFIGLIVWKRNWKGFRATNTSEASSSSGEDPAVKRGSSEEQSILKTSAENQESKEAPVTESDEPRGKRND; encoded by the exons ATGCAGctcttcctggttctcttcTTTCTGCTGGGAATCCCCAGCGTGGCTCCAG AATTTCACTCTCTGAAGGCTTTCTACACCGGATCATCTCAGGTCCCAAACTTTCCAGAGTTCGTGGCTGTTGGTTTGTTCGATGAAGTTCAGATCGTGCACTACGACAGCCACACCAGGAGATTCGTGCCCAAACACGACTTGTTGAAGAAATTCAGTGAAGGCGATCCGACGCAGTGGAACATCTTCACCCAGGTGCTGAAGGGACATCAGCAGTGGTTCAGAGCCAACATGGAGATCCTCAAGCAGCGTTTCAACCAAACTCAAG GTGTTCATGTTTTCCAGAACATGTACGGTTGTGAATGGGACGATGAAACCGGTGAGCTGGACGGATATAATCAATACGGTTTTGACGGAGAAGATTTCATCTCTTTGGACCTGAAGACAGAAACCTGGATCGCTCCAGTTCGGCAGGCCGTCTTCACCAAACACCAGTGGGACAAGGACAAAGCACGGCTGGCCGGGCACAAAAAGGACCTCCTCCACGTTTGTCCAGACTGGCTGAAGAAGTTTGTGAAGTTTGGTGGGagctcactgatgagaaaag atcttccctcggtgtctctcctccagaagactccctcctctccggtCACCTGCCACGCCACCGGTTTCTACCCCGACAGAGCCGACTTGTTCTGgcagagagacgaggaggagctccatgaggaGGTGGTCAGGGGAGAGACCCTCCCCAACCACGACGGGAGCTTCCAGATGAGCGTCGACCTGGATCTTTCAGGGGTCAGAGATGAAGACTGGGGgaggtacagctgtgtgtttcatctggctggaggacaggaagtcctcaCACCGCTGGACAGACACGCCATCAGGACCAACTGGAGACACG GCTGCTTCATCGGACTCATTGTCTGGAAGAGAAACTGGAAAG GGTTCAGAGCCACTAACA CCTCTGAagcttcctcttcatcaggagaAGATCCAGCCGTGAAGAGA ggcagcagtgaggagcagagcattttaaaaacctctgcagaaaaccaaGAGTCCAAAGAGGCTCCAGTCACTGAGTCTGATGAACCGAGAGGGAAAAGAAACGATTGA
- the LOC115399084 gene encoding major histocompatibility complex class I-related gene protein-like isoform X2, whose protein sequence is MQLFLVLFFLLGIPSVAPEFHSLKAFYTGSSQVPNFPEFVAVGLFDEVQIVHYDSHTRRFVPKHDLLKKFSEGDPTQWNIFTQVLKGHQQWFRANMEILKQRFNQTQGVHVFQNMYGCEWDDETGELDGYNQYGFDGEDFISLDLKTETWIAPVRQAVFTKHQWDKDKARLAGHKKDLLHVCPDWLKKFVKFGGSSLMRKDLPSVSLLQKTPSSPVTCHATGFYPDRADLFWQRDEEELHEEVVRGETLPNHDGSFQMSVDLDLSGVRDEDWGRYSCVFHLAGGQEVLTPLDRHAIRTNWRHGFPSAAVVSAVVALLVLTGCFIGLIVWKRNWKASEASSSSGEDPAVKRGSSEEQSILKTSAENQESKEAPVTESDEPRGKRND, encoded by the exons ATGCAGctcttcctggttctcttcTTTCTGCTGGGAATCCCCAGCGTGGCTCCAG AATTTCACTCTCTGAAGGCTTTCTACACCGGATCATCTCAGGTCCCAAACTTTCCAGAGTTCGTGGCTGTTGGTTTGTTCGATGAAGTTCAGATCGTGCACTACGACAGCCACACCAGGAGATTCGTGCCCAAACACGACTTGTTGAAGAAATTCAGTGAAGGCGATCCGACGCAGTGGAACATCTTCACCCAGGTGCTGAAGGGACATCAGCAGTGGTTCAGAGCCAACATGGAGATCCTCAAGCAGCGTTTCAACCAAACTCAAG GTGTTCATGTTTTCCAGAACATGTACGGTTGTGAATGGGACGATGAAACCGGTGAGCTGGACGGATATAATCAATACGGTTTTGACGGAGAAGATTTCATCTCTTTGGACCTGAAGACAGAAACCTGGATCGCTCCAGTTCGGCAGGCCGTCTTCACCAAACACCAGTGGGACAAGGACAAAGCACGGCTGGCCGGGCACAAAAAGGACCTCCTCCACGTTTGTCCAGACTGGCTGAAGAAGTTTGTGAAGTTTGGTGGGagctcactgatgagaaaag atcttccctcggtgtctctcctccagaagactccctcctctccggtCACCTGCCACGCCACCGGTTTCTACCCCGACAGAGCCGACTTGTTCTGgcagagagacgaggaggagctccatgaggaGGTGGTCAGGGGAGAGACCCTCCCCAACCACGACGGGAGCTTCCAGATGAGCGTCGACCTGGATCTTTCAGGGGTCAGAGATGAAGACTGGGGgaggtacagctgtgtgtttcatctggctggaggacaggaagtcctcaCACCGCTGGACAGACACGCCATCAGGACCAACTGGAGACACG GgtttccctctgctgctgtggtttcagctgTTGTCGCTCTGCTCGTCTTGACAGGCTGCTTCATCGGACTCATTGTCTGGAAGAGAAACTGGAAAG CCTCTGAagcttcctcttcatcaggagaAGATCCAGCCGTGAAGAGA ggcagcagtgaggagcagagcattttaaaaacctctgcagaaaaccaaGAGTCCAAAGAGGCTCCAGTCACTGAGTCTGATGAACCGAGAGGGAAAAGAAACGATTGA